The window ggcgtgcaGGAGAATGcggtcggcctcgccctgcgACGTGGAGCCGAAGAAGATGCCAAAGGTGGTCTTGCGGTCGAGAATCGGGCACCAGGTATTGCAGTGCTTGAAGTacaggtcgacgagggtgtAGATGATGTCGTGCGGCGGCAGGTCCGCACcggcagccgacgacgaggtgccCGCTTGCCCACGGGGCATGTGGGAAGCGACATAGGATGTTGCATGGACGGAgtcaccggcggcggcggcggcggcggcgggaggagggtcgctcgtcggcggcggcgggggaacggacgaggcggcggcaccggcaccggcaccggcctgGCCATCGGCAGGCTCCGAACCCTGCCAAGGCGGGGTGGGgaaggaggccgacgtcCTTCCCTGGGCCATGGGCGGCGTGCTGGATTGAAGAccggccgacctcggcggcgggatgCTTTCGGACGGCGCGAGGTAGCCGTCGAGGTGCGAAGGGttgcggccggcgacgtcggacgCCAGCGTGCcggcgggaggggggggttgaTGATGATCGTAGGCGATGTGGTCCTCGACGCGGCGCCAGAGGGTCTGCAGCAGCGCATCGACCCGGTTCACCTTTgactcgagctcgagggcgaagCCGATGCGGCTGCCGGGCTTCTGCCTCTCGAGGTAGACGCATGACCGGTTGTGGCGAGCACACCACGAGCACGCGGGCTCGGCTCGATCGCACTTGACCTTGCGGGCCTTGCACAGCTCGCAGCTGCGGGCCGTCGGTCAGCACTCGGGGCCCTTGACGGCGGGTTGACGGGAAAACCTACGACGTCTTCTGGTACTTGACACGCTTCCGCTTGTTccccgcggccgaggaggcagGTCCTCGCGGGGAcgagacgtcgacgtcgtcgccgctcgaTTCTCCGTCACCACGGCTCGAGACGGACGCtgactcgtcctcggcggccggtACCGCGGGTGCGTTTGCCTCTACCATGGCTGTTCCATTGCCGTGGGGTAATGGTAATAATGGAAGCAACCCCGCAACGGTTCTGATGGTGATGCGAGACGCCGaagtttttttttttcccttGGCGTTGCGGACATGGACTGCTAAACGTCTTGCTTGGGCCCGTTTAGGTTAGATTTGTTTTTTTCGCAGCGATGGTGTGCTAGCAGGTGTCGATGCGGCATgaccgtcggcatcggctgaagaggagacgacggaggggcgacgaggcaacgCTGGTGGTAGCGCGtggccgatgatgatgatgatgcatATCGGGCGGGCAGTGGAGGTTGTCGTGCAGCGTTTGCTCGGGTTCGCTCGGCCGAGAACGCAGGTGAAGTTTGGTGCGACGTACCGAGCAGGCGGGGTATCGTCATCACGTATTGCGGAGTATGGAGtgttacagtacaggtaggtacttgcgcgTAGTTGCACTGTGCTAAATGTCCCCTCTTGATTCGTACGAGGTTTCTTgcgcactgtactccgtactgtactgtacggcatGGTTGTACAGGCAAGAACTTGTTTTCCATgatataagtaagtacttaagcgAGTACGTTGCACGCACATGAATAAGTACTAGAAAGGACAACCATGCTTGTGTTGAGAttttgcactgtacttggcgtgtcgagcactccgtacacgtactgtactctgtacttgtacttgtactaagtacagtaagtactgtaagtacggagtactaataaCACTACCCACTTCCACATAGTACATGCATGAGCATGCATTATTACTGCACATGAACTACAAGGAGTAACTTGATGGAGGAGACGCGACACGCGCCGACAATCGAACAATTACTGAAggcgtacttacttactccgtactgtacttaagtacagttaCTATAATTACAAGAtcacgtacaagtacccgctaggtactccgtacttattgtagtatTTTACATCCTGGACACTTAGTACTGTAGACGTCGCCTTAGTACGGGTTACCTTGCAGTGCTTGTAAATGTACTTAGTACTCGTGCTGTACCCCGTATCAGTACCTCGGTACTGGCATCGCAACATGATTGAAAgtcctcccctccccttcggGCTACTTATTTACCACAGTGTGGCCATGTccaaagtacggagcacatggaCGAATATtacctgcactgtacagtacggggaAAACATGTTCAAGTACTTtggtacagtgcagtgcagtgtACGCTCCTATTCATGCTGTCGTACCTTTTGTGCATGCGTAAGTCACCAAGACGTCTTGATCTCTACATGGCGGCCGACTGGAGAACATGAAACGAAACAAAAGTGAAAATGCCTCCCAAGTCGCTGTCCCATGAAGAAATCCTCACTATGCAACAGCCAGCGATTGTTGGAACGATGCCCTGGTGACGAGGGCTACCAATggtggatggagatggacggAAAGTTCCGCCGATGCCATGTGCGGAGCACAACGCCATCATTGATGGGACGGCATCGCACTGTAAACTTGTCAGATACAACTCGTAGCTTATTCTTTACTTGTGACATGGAAGGAGGTTGCCGTAGGGAAGGGTACTTCAGTTGACACGTGCGTATTGGTTCGGTTCGGTTCACTCGTCGGGCGCCGACTCTGGCAGTGCACTGCCCAGACCAACCGACAGTGGCTTCGGCGGCTGACACAGGCCTGCATCGTAGGCCCGGCCATCGGACGCTGGGGGTTCAAACGCCAAGCCAAAGTAAGAACGCCGATGCATCGTCGTTGGCAGCGGTCGCACGGCGTCATCGTTTCGTTGGCCGTGGGCACCGTGCGTGTCGGTTGTGTCACCGTCGGCCAAGTAACGTTCGGCACTGACACGGAAACGGAGAGCTGGCGCCGAAAGCTGCGTGCCTGTCAAGTGACCGTACGCGAACCACGTCATCAGCCAGGTTCCTAATCATCCCCAGAAGAGTGTGGCATTATGATGCGGAAGGGAGGAAAGATCATGTGGGTGTCGTCCGCGCAAGGAATCGGAGGCAGGTGACGGGGCGAATCCATGTCATCGGATTCCGACAGCCAACGCGTAGGTGCTTGGCATCAATCGAATCACCTCCGCGGAACCGTGAACGGAAAGGTCGGGGAAACGTGGAGGATCAGCATCGGCAGCACCGTTCACACCAAGAGGCTGGCATTCGGCCAGAGCCACCCCTGGTGCTCAGGTGCGGCTGTCGACCATTGTCCGCATATGGCGTCGTGATACTTGCTTGCTAGTCCCGGGTGAATGCTGGCCATCCTGTGACGGGATAGTCTGGTGATGTTATCAGCTGGCTGTGCCCGTTTGTGACAATGCCACAAGAATCGTCCCGTTGCCTCGATGGATCTCGGCAGAACTGGTGAAGAAATGTTGAAAGTATAATCCAGGCACCAGGCCGTGCCTGCTCGTGGAAGACACATGATTGGCTGaaactgtacggagtacatgttctgTACATTTTGGGAGTAGTGTTGATGCAAAAGTCATTTCAGCGTGAACTGTGGTGTGCAGACCCTCTACAGCAAATGTTGGGGGCGCTGCAGCGGCTGTCACCCCGCATGACGTAGCGCTAGATGGTGAGGGTTGGTGAGGGTACATtcgttgcaagtacagcacgtaagtaagtacatgcaccaagAGTACCCACCcagcatgtgcatgtactgctaCCAGCAACGAACAGGGCGACATTGTGCCAGAGGACACTGACGGCACGAGTTGTATTGATAGTAATGAAGGGCGTACAGGGGGGCAGTCTCTACAGAACAACGGAGAgaacaagtacagcacaaaATTCTAGATTGGCAATAGGCAGTAACCCAGGGGGAGGGTTGTAGACGCTCGTCGTCTGTGGCTGTTTCCTGGGAGGTgtgccgtacaagtactgtaggtgtgctgtaaaAGAGGAGCACATGGCAATACTGTACCGTATGgtcggtacaagtacaagaatATTCTCAGCGGGTACATACCCAGAGGGTATATTGTACCGATTGGTAGAGAGGTTGAAAGCGGCCTCAAACGTCAaaccccctcctctcccccaTGACCGGGTAGTAAAGTTTGACGGATCAACGGCAGTGTCACGGACACTGTTGCTACAAGTAGGGACAAGGCCCAACTCTGTCCTGGCCGTTCTCTCCAGCCCGGTGGCGGCTGTTCTTGGCTTCGAATTCTATTGTGCGGGGCCTCACGGCTTCCCGATTGTCGACCCTCAGCATGGCGGCACGACTTCTGGATCTTGGCTGACCGCTGTCCAGCTACTCGAACCCTCccttggcgacggccttTCAAGACGAGGTGTCGGCCACATATATACCCTCACATCCTCCCCCTTCACCAGAGGTGGGGGGGAGAGGATCAAGTCTCATTCACTCGCCACATTCTTGATTCACATTTCTGCTGGCCTACCTACCGTGCACGACGACCTGCCGaccatctcctcctcgtccgcaccgcctcctccgaccatgggcggcggcgagagcaaATTCCGCAAATACGACCCGCAGCCGAGTCTGCGTGGCGGCCTGGACCTTTCTCCCGACGAGAGGATCCTTGCCACCTTTCGCTTCCAGCCGGCCAACTGGGAATCCGTCTTCTACGGTTCGCGCCATCATCCAGTGCCGCTGGGgtcggtcgacggcctcggccacctgaCGAACAAGCGGATTGCCCTGTTCTGGAGCACCAAGGCGGCCTTGAGCGCCAAAACGGTGCActacggcggcgagggagccGGTACGTCGTTGGCTGCTTCATCCCCGTCCTTtgagcgtcggcgacggatgcgcacgacggtgcggccgacgccgacctgccCGTGTGGAGCCGGCACAGCGTGATTGTGGTTGTGGTTGTGAAGACCGGGTAGCCTGGTTGACGATTCGAACagccaaggtggccgaggccgtcgacgagaaagTTCTTGGCCacttcctcggcgccgtgtCCAGCATCGCGTCGCGCACGCGCCACTACATGGAAGCTCGCGCAAAGGAGCACGCCAGCACCCACGGCATCGCGTCGTGGTATTTCAGCGCGCACGACGCCAGCTACAGCACCAGCCGCGAGTGGCTCGCCCGCACCTCGGACGGCACCTTTTTCCTCGTTCGCGGCGGAGGTAGGGGGCCAGATCCAGCCATGACCTTCCTGCCGGCGTACATGGAGCAGGAAtggagcgtcgacgacgcggccgagttTGACAAGCTCCTGACGAGGGTCGGAGTCACTCCGAAGAAGGTGAAGCAGATCCGCAGGGGTTCCGATGGGCTCGTGGTCGAGTACATTTCCTGGTAGTGGCGAGGCGGACGGAGAGAGGGAGCTtgacggacgacgaccgCTGCGGTTCTTTTCCGCGTTGGGGAGGAGACCTTGCACGAGATGGAGGGTCAACCCACATCATTCGTTTTATCGCGGTATTTAGTATTGTTACACGTTGTTTTCAATGCCCAAGTTGTCGTACACATTGAAAGTATGTTCCTCCTGCGTGTGCTGTGCTGGAATCGTGTGGTgctgtcgtcggcgccacTTGCCCGCCATCATCGATTCACAAGGCAGCCCAGATTGTGGCGTATTTTCCCTACAGGCGCTATTTTGGCGGCACAAGACGCAGCGCACCAGCCACAGCCGGTGccctgtagttgtagttgtacttgcactgtattgcttgcacggagtaataaaTACTACAGTAGATGCACACACACACCACTGGCCATTCTCCTACTTAGGCATCAAGGGTGTGAAGGCGTGAAGGCTGCGATGCGGCCTACCAAAGTCACGGGATGATATTGACTGTAGAGTGCAACAGCGCACAGTGGTCGACACGCTGGAAGATGCCAACGCACACATGAACGCACAAGAGCACAGATAAACACACCACCGGACGAGGTTACAGAAACATCATGACTCATGAGGTCGTAGCTATGACAATGATCCATACACAAGCCCTCGGATGCGGATGCAAGACAGGCTGGCCACAAAAGGTAGAGGAGAACGCAAGGCGCCGGAACTTAGCTGGCCCAGCCCTTGCTCATCTGCACCGCCTTCTCCCAGCGCTCGAAGCGGGAAGAGGCTTCCTGCGAGGTGATGGCCGGCCTGAACACGGTCCGCCCCTCGGTGTTGATGTCCTTGAGCTCGTCAAACGACTCCCACACTccggcggcgaagccggcggcgatggcggcgccgagcgccgtcgtctcgcgCATGCCCGGACGGGTCACGgggatgccgatgatgtcgGCTTGCGTCTGTCATCCAATACTCGTCAGCAAAGTgaaggaagggggggggggggcggaaaggaaggaaggaaaggAAGGTCGGAAAGCAAGGTCGGAAAGAAAAGACGAAAGGAGGGACAAAGGGAGGGACAAGGGGAGGGACGAATGCGTCGCAGGGGCGCAGGCGGCACGGGTCGGCGGCTCGAGCTGCGACGTACCTGCATGATGAGGTCGGCGTTGCacatgccgccgtcgacggccagctcCGTCAGTGCCTGGCCGCTGTCCTTCTCCATCGACGACAGGATCGCCTTGGTCTGGAAGCAGGTCGCCTCGAGGGTCGCGCGCGCAATGTGGCCCCGCTGGGTGTAGGCCGTGATGCCAAAGATGGTGCcgcgggcgtcgtcgatccAGTAGGGCGCAAAGAGGCCGCTGAAGGCGGTGACAAAGGTGCAGCCGCCGTTGTCGtcgaccgtctcggccaGGGCGCTgagcttcgacgacgagtcgatGAAGCCAAagttgtcgacgaggaactTGACGCtcgagccggcgacggcgatgctgcCCTCGAGCGCGTACATGGTCTTGCCCTTGCCAAAGTCGAAGGCGACCGTCGACAGCAGGCCGTGGCTCGAGATgaccggctcggcgccgacgttgTAGAGCAGGAAGCAGCCGGTGCCGTACGTGTTCTTGGCCAGGCCGGGCGTGAAGGCCttctggccgacgagggcggccgacTGGTCGCCGAGGCAGCCCATGATCTTGGTGCCCTTGAGCAGGGtgccggcgagcgagccgtaggcgtcggcgtcggcggagcGGACAATCTTGGGCAGCTTGAGCTTGCGGCGGTCGATGCGGAACCAGTCgatgagctcctcgtcgtagTCGAGGGTGCGGAGGTTCATGAACATGGTGCGCGAGGCGTTGGTCGGGTCCGACACGTGCACGTCGCGGGCGGGCCCGCCGTTGAGCTTGTAGGCGAGCCAGGAGTCGATGGTGCCGAAggcgaggacgccggcgtcgtagGCCGCCTTGACGGCCGGCACCTTTTCGATCATCCAGAGGAGCTTGCTGACGGACGGGTAGGTCGACAGCGGCAGGCCGCAGCGCTCGGtgagctcgccggcgccgatgcgggCCTTGAGCCGGCGGACGAGCTCCTGGGCACGTGTGTCGGTCCAGACGATGGCGTGGTGCAGcggctcgcccgtcgtcgagtcccAGACGACCGTCGTCTCGCGCTGGTTCGTGATGCCGACCGAGACGATCTGCTTGCGCGAGTGGCCCTGGGCCTCGAACTTTTCAACCGCGCCGTTGATGCATGTCTCGACCGAGGCGATGATCTCGTCGgggtcgtgctcgtgccagcTACCTCGGGgggaggccgtcgccgtcagcagccgtcgtcgtcgcccgcgtCAGGGTGCGCATCGGGGCACGGGCGGTGAGGGTGACGGGACGTGACTCACCCCGGCTGCGGGTATATCTGCTTGAACTCGAGCTGGTggagggcgacgacctcgccggcgcggTTGAAGATGAGGAAGCGCGTGCTCGTCGTGCCCTGGTCGATGGCACCGACAAAGACGGCCTTCATGGCTGCGgttcggcggccgaggaggcgatgGAGCATGCagaggagacggacgaggtgTCT of the Drechmeria coniospora strain ARSEF 6962 chromosome 01, whole genome shotgun sequence genome contains:
- a CDS encoding glycerol kinase, producing MKAVFVGAIDQGTTSTRFLIFNRAGEVVALHQLEFKQIYPQPGWHEHDPDEIIASVETCINGAVEKFEAQGHSRKQIVSVGITNQRETTVVWDSTTGEPLHHAIVWTDTRAQELVRRLKARIGAGELTERCGLPLSTYPSVSKLLWMIEKVPAVKAAYDAGVLAFGTIDSWLAYKLNGGPARDVHVSDPTNASRTMFMNLRTLDYDEELIDWFRIDRRKLKLPKIVRSADADAYGSLAGTLLKGTKIMGCLGDQSAALVGQKAFTPGLAKNTYGTGCFLLYNVGAEPVISSHGLLSTVAFDFGKGKTMYALEGSIAVAGSSVKFLVDNFGFIDSSSKLSALAETVDDNGGCTFVTAFSGLFAPYWIDDARGTIFGITAYTQRGHIARATLEATCFQTKAILSSMEKDSGQALTELAVDGGMCNADLIMQTQADIIGIPVTRPGMRETTALGAAIAAGFAAGVWESFDELKDINTEGRTVFRPAITSQEASSRFERWEKAVQMSKGWAS